The following coding sequences lie in one Microbacterium sp. XT11 genomic window:
- a CDS encoding 30S ribosomal protein bS22, protein MGSVIKKRRKRMAKKKHRKLLRKTRHQRRNKK, encoded by the coding sequence GTGGGTTCTGTCATCAAGAAGCGCCGCAAGCGCATGGCGAAGAAGAAGCACCGCAAGCTGCTTCGCAAGACTCGCCACCAGCGCCGCAACAAGAAGTAA
- a CDS encoding transporter substrate-binding domain-containing protein has translation MQRRTIIAGIALAATATLALAGCATGGSGDGGGSGSGAGDEYGLVQPGTLTVCSDVPYPPFEMEGGDNGTGYTGFDIDLLGAIAKKLDLKLSVQDVGFEALQSGTTLANGTCDVGASAMTITEERKANIDFSDPYYDSLQSLLVRTDSGIESIKDLDGKNVGVQQGTTGEAYATENAPGAVLVQYPSDGELWPAIQAGQIDAILQDQPVNLEHEKADKAYKIVETYKTDESYGFAFAKGEKDALLKAVNDALGELRDSGDYQTIYDTYFAAK, from the coding sequence ATGCAGCGCCGCACCATCATCGCCGGGATCGCACTCGCCGCGACCGCCACCCTCGCTCTCGCAGGGTGCGCGACCGGTGGTTCGGGCGACGGGGGCGGGTCGGGTTCCGGTGCCGGCGACGAGTACGGCCTCGTGCAGCCGGGAACGCTCACGGTCTGCTCCGACGTCCCGTACCCGCCGTTCGAGATGGAGGGCGGAGACAACGGCACGGGTTACACCGGTTTCGACATCGATCTGCTCGGAGCGATCGCGAAGAAGCTCGACCTCAAGCTCTCGGTGCAGGACGTGGGCTTCGAAGCGCTGCAGTCGGGCACCACGCTCGCCAACGGCACGTGCGATGTCGGCGCATCGGCCATGACGATCACCGAAGAGCGCAAGGCCAACATCGACTTCTCCGACCCCTACTACGACTCGCTGCAGTCGCTGCTCGTGCGCACCGACTCCGGCATCGAGAGCATCAAGGACCTCGACGGCAAGAACGTCGGCGTGCAGCAGGGCACCACGGGCGAGGCTTACGCGACCGAGAACGCTCCCGGAGCGGTCCTCGTGCAGTACCCGTCCGACGGCGAGCTGTGGCCCGCCATCCAAGCCGGGCAGATCGACGCGATCCTGCAGGACCAGCCCGTCAACCTCGAGCACGAGAAGGCCGACAAGGCGTACAAGATCGTCGAGACCTACAAGACCGACGAGTCCTACGGCTTCGCCTTCGCGAAGGGCGAGAAGGACGCCCTGCTGAAGGCGGTCAACGACGCGCTCGGCGAGCTGCGCGACAGCGGCGACTACCAGACGATCTACGACACCTACTTCGCCGCGAAGTAA
- a CDS encoding amino acid ABC transporter permease, with protein MALRRTQKQKLYRYSVYAVLIILVIWGVLRTDWAEIGKMFFDPVVAAKMFPGIITTALVNTLWFTAVAFIGGLLLGVILALLKMSSIGPFRWIATAWIELFRGLPAIMTIFAISQVLPIATKIPGQKLGGPVVLGLIGLILVASAYMAETIRAGLQAVPKGQTEAARSLGMSPMKTTFWIVVPQGFRIIIPPLTNEFVLLLKDTSLLFVAGTFIWSKELTNFAKDATTQNQNATPLVMAAILYLIVTIPLTRFTAYLERRMAKQR; from the coding sequence ATGGCGTTGAGGCGCACTCAGAAGCAGAAGCTGTATCGGTACTCCGTCTACGCGGTGCTCATCATCCTGGTCATCTGGGGTGTGCTGAGGACCGACTGGGCCGAGATCGGCAAGATGTTCTTCGACCCGGTGGTCGCGGCGAAGATGTTCCCGGGGATCATCACGACCGCACTCGTCAACACCCTGTGGTTCACCGCGGTCGCGTTCATCGGCGGATTGCTCCTCGGGGTCATCCTCGCGCTGCTGAAGATGTCGAGCATCGGCCCGTTCCGGTGGATCGCGACGGCGTGGATCGAGCTCTTCCGCGGACTCCCGGCGATCATGACGATCTTCGCGATCTCGCAGGTGCTGCCGATCGCGACGAAGATCCCCGGCCAGAAGCTCGGCGGGCCGGTCGTGCTCGGTCTCATCGGCTTGATCCTCGTGGCGTCCGCCTACATGGCCGAGACGATTCGCGCCGGCCTCCAGGCCGTGCCGAAGGGGCAGACCGAGGCGGCCCGTTCCCTCGGCATGTCTCCGATGAAGACGACCTTCTGGATCGTGGTCCCGCAGGGTTTCCGCATCATCATCCCGCCGCTGACGAACGAATTCGTGCTGCTGCTCAAGGACACCTCGCTGCTGTTCGTCGCAGGCACGTTCATCTGGTCGAAGGAGCTCACCAACTTCGCCAAGGACGCGACGACGCAGAACCAGAACGCGACACCCCTCGTGATGGCGGCGATCCTGTACCTGATCGTCACGATCCCCTTGACGCGGTTCACCGCGTACCTCGAGCGACGGATGGCGAAGCAGCGATGA
- a CDS encoding glutaredoxin family protein — MTTLTLIGKPDCHLCDVASDVIDAVVAELPDAAAEQIEIVEASIQDDPALYEMWWEKIPVVLIDGEFHAHWRVSPERLRHALEDALRSDASADQEVSR; from the coding sequence GTGACCACGCTCACGCTCATCGGCAAGCCCGACTGCCATCTGTGCGACGTCGCGTCCGATGTGATCGACGCCGTCGTCGCCGAGCTGCCCGATGCCGCGGCCGAGCAGATCGAGATCGTCGAGGCATCCATCCAGGACGACCCCGCGCTGTACGAGATGTGGTGGGAGAAGATCCCCGTCGTGCTCATCGACGGCGAGTTCCACGCGCACTGGCGTGTGTCGCCCGAGCGGCTGCGCCACGCCCTCGAGGATGCGCTGCGGAGCGACGCGTCCGCCGACCAGGAGGTGTCCCGATGA
- a CDS encoding Dabb family protein, whose protein sequence is MTIRHVVSWKLAAEDPAVRAEQAAEVARRLLALDGVVPELRAISAGANTAYPDANWDVTLVADFDSIADLERYQVHPAHEEVVAYVRSVVASRVAVDFEL, encoded by the coding sequence ATGACCATCCGCCATGTGGTGAGCTGGAAGCTCGCCGCCGAAGACCCGGCTGTGCGTGCCGAGCAGGCGGCGGAGGTCGCTCGTCGTCTGCTCGCCCTCGACGGCGTCGTCCCTGAGCTGCGCGCGATCTCCGCGGGGGCGAACACGGCGTACCCCGACGCCAACTGGGACGTCACGCTCGTCGCGGACTTCGACTCGATCGCCGACCTGGAGCGCTACCAGGTGCATCCGGCGCACGAGGAGGTCGTCGCGTACGTGCGGTCGGTGGTGGCCTCGCGCGTGGCCGTCGACTTCGAGCTCTGA
- a CDS encoding ABC transporter ATP-binding protein, translating into MSRTERPKGIDVTLPRTADNMLLADAGEGTRVQLQSIVKAYGSHTVLHCVDLDIAPGEFVSLLGPSGCGKTTLLRVLAGLEGADAGTVLLGGADVSRVPTNKRDIGMVFQSYSLFPHLRVVDNTAFGLRRRRVGKADAAARALDALALVGLADFADRFPHQLSGGQQQRVALARALVTEPKVLLLDEPLSALDAKVRVQLRDEIRRIQLRLGITTVFVTHDQEEALAVSDRIAVMNAGAIEQIGTPEQLYRTPSTADVAAFMGLSSVVSGVADGDHVMVWGQRLPLQSPADGPVDVYLRPENVFFATESEAATDALVEESTFLGSMRRTLVRTESGELVRVQHGPGIRPSFGDRVRIAVAPEPVAVHPRG; encoded by the coding sequence ATGAGTCGCACAGAGCGACCGAAGGGAATCGACGTGACCCTCCCCCGCACCGCTGACAACATGCTTCTCGCCGACGCCGGCGAGGGCACCCGTGTGCAGCTCCAGTCGATCGTGAAGGCCTACGGCTCGCACACCGTGCTCCACTGCGTCGATCTCGACATCGCACCGGGAGAGTTCGTCTCGCTGCTCGGTCCCTCCGGATGCGGCAAGACGACGCTGCTGCGCGTGCTCGCCGGGCTGGAAGGGGCCGACGCGGGGACCGTGCTCCTGGGCGGTGCGGACGTGTCGCGCGTGCCGACGAACAAGCGCGACATCGGCATGGTGTTCCAGTCGTACTCGCTCTTCCCGCATCTGCGCGTCGTCGACAACACCGCCTTCGGCCTGCGGCGCCGCCGGGTCGGCAAGGCGGATGCCGCGGCCCGAGCGCTCGACGCCCTCGCGCTCGTCGGCCTCGCGGACTTCGCCGACCGGTTCCCGCACCAGCTGTCCGGCGGACAGCAGCAGCGCGTGGCGCTGGCGCGAGCGCTCGTCACCGAGCCGAAGGTGCTGCTGCTCGACGAACCGCTTTCTGCTCTCGACGCCAAGGTGCGGGTGCAGCTGCGCGATGAGATCCGCCGCATCCAGCTGCGGCTGGGCATCACCACCGTGTTCGTCACGCACGACCAGGAGGAGGCCCTTGCCGTCTCGGACCGAATCGCCGTGATGAACGCCGGCGCCATCGAGCAGATCGGCACGCCCGAGCAGCTCTATCGCACGCCGTCGACGGCGGACGTGGCGGCATTCATGGGGCTGTCGAGCGTGGTCTCGGGGGTCGCGGACGGCGATCACGTCATGGTCTGGGGTCAGCGCCTGCCGCTGCAGTCCCCAGCCGACGGCCCCGTCGACGTCTACCTGCGCCCGGAGAACGTGTTCTTCGCAACGGAATCCGAGGCCGCCACCGACGCGCTGGTCGAGGAGAGCACCTTCCTCGGCAGCATGCGGCGCACGCTCGTCCGAACGGAGTCGGGTGAGCTCGTGCGCGTGCAGCACGGTCCCGGCATCCGTCCGTCGTTCGGGGACCGTGTGCGGATCGCTGTCGCCCCTGAGCCCGTGGCCGTGCATCCGCGCGGCTGA
- a CDS encoding rhodanese-like domain-containing protein: MKTITVSELAARENTPLIDVREPDEFAAGHVPGAVNIPMSQLGDRLEELPGEAFDVICQMGGRSARVVEALEARGYDATNVEGGTAAWISAGHEVEVPSA, translated from the coding sequence GTGAAGACGATCACCGTCAGCGAGCTCGCCGCGCGGGAGAACACCCCGCTCATCGACGTGCGCGAACCGGACGAGTTCGCGGCGGGTCACGTGCCCGGCGCCGTGAACATCCCCATGTCGCAGCTCGGCGACCGGCTCGAGGAGCTTCCCGGTGAGGCCTTCGACGTGATCTGCCAGATGGGCGGGCGGTCGGCGCGCGTGGTCGAGGCCCTCGAGGCCCGCGGCTACGACGCCACGAACGTCGAGGGCGGGACGGCCGCCTGGATCTCGGCCGGCCACGAGGTCGAGGTGCCGTCGGCGTGA
- a CDS encoding ABC transporter permease: protein MNRLGPSRVTRWVIALVVGAFFAVPLVSTLLFTLRDPEGGVSLSRWAALFDPAHSAAIRPIWVGLGNSLILAVVTVAIVLLLLAPTMILVNLRFPALKPAFEFTVLLPISIPAIVLVVGLAPIYLQIGRTLGTGTWTLAFAYGITVLPFAYRSIQAAIDAADLRTLSEAARSLGAGWPTVVLRVLAPNLRQGLLAASLLSIAVVLGEFTIASLLNRQVFQTAMVVVQKQDPYAPAIFTLLALLFVFVLLLLIGRVARGTGKPRP, encoded by the coding sequence ATGAACCGTCTCGGCCCGTCGCGCGTGACCCGCTGGGTGATCGCCCTCGTCGTCGGCGCGTTCTTCGCCGTCCCGCTCGTCTCGACCTTGCTCTTCACGCTCCGCGACCCCGAGGGCGGCGTGTCGTTATCGCGCTGGGCCGCGTTGTTCGACCCGGCCCACTCCGCCGCGATCCGGCCCATCTGGGTGGGGCTCGGCAACTCGCTGATCCTCGCCGTCGTCACCGTCGCGATCGTCCTGCTGCTCCTGGCGCCCACGATGATCCTGGTGAACCTGCGGTTCCCCGCGCTGAAGCCCGCCTTCGAGTTCACGGTGCTGCTGCCGATCTCGATCCCGGCGATCGTGCTCGTCGTCGGCCTCGCCCCCATCTATCTGCAGATCGGCCGCACTCTCGGCACGGGCACGTGGACGCTGGCGTTCGCGTACGGCATCACGGTGCTCCCGTTCGCGTACCGGTCGATCCAGGCTGCGATCGACGCCGCCGACCTCCGCACGCTCTCCGAGGCCGCCCGATCGCTGGGAGCCGGCTGGCCCACCGTTGTGCTGCGCGTGCTCGCACCGAACCTGCGGCAGGGCCTGCTCGCGGCATCCCTCCTGTCGATCGCCGTCGTCCTCGGGGAGTTCACGATCGCGTCGCTGCTGAACCGCCAGGTCTTCCAGACGGCGATGGTGGTCGTGCAGAAGCAGGACCCGTACGCACCGGCGATCTTCACGCTCCTGGCACTCCTGTTCGTGTTCGTCCTGCTCCTGCTCATCGGCCGCGTGGCACGCGGAACCGGAAAGCCCCGTCCATGA
- a CDS encoding helix-turn-helix domain-containing protein has protein sequence MPEVPDVRFLTVAEVAELMRVSKMTVYRLVHAGELPAIRFGRSFRVPESAVAEALQRPIADVG, from the coding sequence ATGCCCGAAGTTCCTGACGTCCGGTTCCTGACCGTGGCAGAGGTCGCCGAGCTCATGCGTGTGTCGAAGATGACCGTGTATCGCCTCGTGCACGCGGGCGAGCTGCCCGCGATCCGGTTCGGGCGCAGCTTCCGCGTGCCCGAGTCGGCCGTGGCCGAGGCGTTACAGCGGCCGATCGCCGACGTCGGTTAG
- a CDS encoding YegP family protein produces MAGKWELYTDSSGGYRFRLKAGNGEIIALSSESYTSKSGALNGIDSVRRNADAEIVEG; encoded by the coding sequence ATGGCAGGCAAGTGGGAGCTCTACACCGACTCGTCCGGCGGATACCGTTTCCGCCTCAAGGCAGGAAACGGGGAGATCATCGCGCTGTCGAGCGAGAGCTACACGTCGAAGTCGGGTGCGCTGAACGGCATCGACTCGGTGCGCCGCAACGCCGACGCTGAGATCGTCGAGGGCTGA
- a CDS encoding ABC transporter permease yields MTAVVTTGVDAAASAPTPSGLAPAVQPRRATPSTAWLGLVPFAAYVVLFLAVPTVLAIGSGFVTKDGAFTWTNLGALGAPVVLATFANSAGLSLLTALVGAAVGALVCYALLGLNPDGVVRSMVDAAAGVLAQFGGVTLAFAFIATIGIQGVLTVFLRDSWGVNIYEDGTWLYELPGLVLPYIYFQVPLMVITFMPALAALKPQWAEANLTLGGTRASFWLRVGIPVLAPSFLASVLLLFANAFSSYATAAALASQGSQIVPLQIRAALTSETVLGRENLAGALALGMVVVVGIVMALYSLVQRRAARWQA; encoded by the coding sequence GGCTCGCGCCGGCCGTGCAGCCCCGGCGTGCGACCCCGTCGACCGCGTGGCTGGGGCTCGTGCCGTTCGCCGCGTATGTGGTGCTCTTCCTGGCGGTGCCGACCGTGCTCGCCATCGGCTCCGGCTTCGTCACGAAGGACGGCGCCTTCACCTGGACCAACCTCGGAGCTCTCGGCGCCCCGGTGGTCCTTGCGACGTTCGCGAACTCCGCTGGGCTGTCGCTGCTCACCGCGCTCGTCGGCGCCGCGGTCGGCGCTCTCGTCTGCTACGCGCTGCTCGGCCTGAACCCCGACGGGGTCGTGCGCAGCATGGTCGACGCCGCGGCCGGCGTACTGGCACAGTTCGGCGGCGTCACGCTCGCCTTCGCGTTCATCGCGACGATCGGCATCCAGGGCGTGCTCACGGTCTTCCTGCGCGACTCGTGGGGCGTGAACATCTACGAGGACGGCACGTGGCTCTACGAGCTCCCCGGCCTCGTGCTGCCGTACATCTACTTCCAGGTGCCGCTCATGGTGATCACCTTCATGCCGGCCCTGGCAGCGCTCAAGCCGCAGTGGGCCGAGGCGAACCTCACGCTCGGCGGCACGCGCGCGAGCTTCTGGCTCCGAGTGGGGATCCCCGTGCTGGCTCCGTCGTTCCTCGCGAGCGTGCTGCTGCTGTTCGCGAACGCGTTCTCGTCGTACGCCACGGCGGCCGCGCTCGCCAGCCAGGGTTCGCAGATCGTGCCGCTGCAGATCCGCGCTGCGCTCACCAGCGAGACCGTGCTCGGTCGTGAGAACCTCGCCGGCGCCCTGGCGCTCGGGATGGTCGTCGTCGTCGGGATCGTCATGGCGCTGTACTCCCTGGTGCAGCGACGCGCAGCGAGGTGGCAGGCATGA
- a CDS encoding amino acid ABC transporter ATP-binding protein yields the protein MSTDLIDVQAPAIDVQGLVKTYGDNEVLKGIDLTVTAGEVVCVIGPSGSGKSTLLRSVNLLEEPTAGKVLIEGIDITDPDIDIDRVRTRIGMVFQSFNLFPHMSVLDNLTIAQRRVKKRSKEESERVAHEMLGRVGMGHKADAFPAQLSGGQQQRVAIARALCMNPDMMLFDEPTSALDPELVGEVLQVMRSLADEGMTMLVVTHEMGFAREVGSRLIFMDGGHILEEGDPREVLANPKHQRTKDFLSRVL from the coding sequence ATGAGCACGGATCTGATCGACGTCCAGGCCCCCGCGATCGACGTGCAGGGGCTCGTCAAGACCTACGGCGACAACGAGGTGCTCAAGGGCATCGACCTCACCGTGACGGCCGGCGAGGTGGTGTGCGTGATCGGGCCGTCCGGGTCGGGCAAGTCGACGCTGCTGCGGTCGGTGAACCTCCTGGAGGAGCCGACCGCCGGCAAGGTGCTCATCGAGGGCATCGACATCACCGACCCCGACATCGACATCGACCGTGTGCGCACCCGCATCGGCATGGTTTTCCAGAGCTTCAACCTCTTCCCGCACATGAGCGTGCTCGACAACCTCACGATCGCGCAGCGGCGTGTGAAGAAGCGCTCGAAGGAGGAATCGGAGCGGGTCGCGCACGAGATGCTGGGCCGCGTCGGGATGGGGCATAAGGCGGATGCTTTCCCCGCGCAGCTGTCCGGAGGCCAGCAGCAGCGCGTGGCGATCGCCAGGGCGCTGTGCATGAATCCCGACATGATGCTGTTCGACGAGCCGACCTCGGCTCTCGACCCCGAGCTCGTGGGCGAGGTGCTCCAGGTCATGCGCTCCCTCGCCGACGAGGGCATGACGATGCTCGTCGTGACGCATGAGATGGGCTTCGCGCGCGAGGTCGGGTCACGCCTCATCTTCATGGACGGCGGGCACATCCTCGAGGAGGGCGACCCGCGTGAGGTGCTCGCCAACCCGAAGCACCAGCGCACGAAGGACTTCCTCTCCCGCGTGCTCTAG